One segment of Streptomyces sp. NA02950 DNA contains the following:
- the gatB gene encoding Asp-tRNA(Asn)/Glu-tRNA(Gln) amidotransferase subunit GatB, which produces MTVTELVSYEDALAAYDPVMGLEVHVELGTKTKMFCGCSTTLGAEPNAQTCPTCLGLPGSLPVVNATGVESAVKIGLALNCEIAEWCRFARKNYFYPDMPKNFQTSQYDEPIAFNGYLDVEVEGEIFRVEIERAHMEEDTGKSTHVGGATGRIQGASHSLLDYNRAGIPLIEIVTKPIVGAGEKAPEVAKAYVTELRELIKALGVSEARMEMGQMRCDVNLSLRPHGAETFGTRSETKNVNSLRSVERAARFEIQRHAAVLSGGGKIIQETRHFHEEDGSTTPGRVKEEAEDYRYFPEPDLVPVAPPREWVEELRAGLPELPRVRRTRLREDWGISEHEMQSVLNAGALDLITATIDAGAPADQARKWWMGELARRANEEGTDLAALPITPEQVARVCALVKEGSLNDKLARQVIEGVLAGEGDPDAVVEKRGLKVVSDEGALGTAVDEAIAANAAIADKIRGGKVAAAGALVGAVMKATRGQADAARVRQLILEKLGVEG; this is translated from the coding sequence GTGACCGTCACTGAACTGGTGTCGTACGAGGACGCCCTGGCCGCCTACGACCCCGTGATGGGGCTCGAGGTGCATGTCGAGCTCGGCACCAAGACCAAGATGTTCTGCGGGTGTTCCACGACGCTGGGCGCCGAGCCCAACGCCCAGACCTGCCCCACCTGCCTCGGCCTGCCCGGCTCGCTGCCGGTCGTCAACGCGACCGGTGTCGAGTCCGCCGTCAAGATCGGGCTCGCGCTGAACTGCGAGATCGCCGAGTGGTGCCGCTTCGCCCGGAAGAACTACTTCTATCCGGACATGCCGAAGAACTTCCAGACCTCGCAGTACGACGAGCCGATCGCCTTCAACGGCTATCTGGACGTCGAGGTCGAGGGGGAGATCTTCCGCGTCGAGATCGAGCGCGCCCACATGGAGGAAGACACCGGCAAGTCCACCCATGTCGGCGGCGCCACCGGCCGTATCCAGGGCGCCTCGCACTCCCTCCTGGACTACAACCGGGCCGGGATTCCGCTGATCGAGATCGTCACCAAGCCGATCGTCGGGGCGGGGGAGAAGGCGCCGGAGGTCGCCAAGGCGTACGTCACCGAACTGCGTGAGCTCATCAAGGCGCTCGGGGTCTCCGAGGCGCGCATGGAGATGGGCCAGATGCGCTGCGACGTGAACCTCTCGCTGCGGCCGCACGGCGCCGAGACGTTCGGCACCCGCTCGGAGACGAAGAACGTCAACTCGCTGCGCTCGGTGGAGCGCGCGGCGCGCTTCGAGATCCAGCGCCATGCCGCCGTGCTCAGCGGCGGCGGGAAGATCATCCAGGAGACCCGTCACTTCCACGAGGAGGACGGCTCCACCACCCCCGGCCGGGTCAAGGAGGAGGCGGAGGACTACCGCTACTTCCCCGAGCCGGACCTGGTGCCGGTCGCCCCGCCCCGGGAGTGGGTCGAGGAGCTGCGGGCCGGGCTCCCGGAGCTGCCGCGGGTGCGCCGCACCCGGCTGCGCGAGGACTGGGGCATCTCGGAGCACGAGATGCAGTCCGTGCTCAACGCGGGCGCGCTCGACCTGATCACCGCCACGATCGACGCGGGTGCCCCGGCCGACCAGGCCCGTAAGTGGTGGATGGGCGAACTGGCCCGCCGGGCCAATGAGGAGGGCACCGACCTCGCCGCCCTGCCGATCACCCCGGAGCAGGTCGCGCGGGTGTGCGCCCTGGTCAAGGAGGGCTCGCTCAACGACAAGCTGGCGCGCCAGGTCATCGAGGGCGTGCTCGCGGGCGAGGGCGACCCGGACGCCGTGGTGGAGAAGCGCGGTCTGAAGGTCGTCTCGGACGAGGGCGCGCTCGGCACCGCCGTCGACGAGGCGATCGCCGCCAACGCCGCCATCGCCGACAAGATCCGCGGCGGCAAGGTCGCGGCCGCGGGCGCGCTGGTCGGCGCGGTCATGAAGGCCACCCGCGGCCAGGCGGACGCGGCGCGCGTCCGTCAGCTGATCCTGGAGAAGCTCGGCGTCGAGGGCTGA
- a CDS encoding LacI family DNA-binding transcriptional regulator, with amino-acid sequence MTSNRRRAATIPDVAREAGVSRSTASRALAGYGSVSPEARERVRAAAEKLGYRANQLARSMITGRTHTLGVVIADIQNPFFAGVTRGITDAAHAAGYQVLLANTDEDLGAERAAVKTLCDKHVDGLVVAPASTTEVGHLAALVEGVCPVVLLDRHAPALPTDAVTVDNQGASEDAVRRLIAAGHRRIALVTLVGSETGNGAGAEDEASAPGPFPISTGVERVAGYRAALRAAGVEDTDAYLRVGTFHRQDPAALTDELLSLPEPPTAVFATDSMIALGVLSAVNARGLRVPDDISVVAFDDAEWTRVVRPRLSVVAQPVQELGAEAVRALVTRIETGARPPRHITLDTAFITRDSIAPPP; translated from the coding sequence ATGACGAGCAACCGACGCCGCGCCGCGACCATCCCCGACGTCGCCCGGGAGGCCGGAGTCTCCCGGTCCACCGCCTCCCGGGCCCTGGCCGGGTACGGCTCGGTCAGCCCCGAGGCGCGCGAACGTGTCCGCGCCGCCGCCGAGAAGCTGGGCTACCGCGCCAACCAGCTCGCCCGCAGCATGATCACCGGCCGGACCCATACGCTCGGGGTGGTGATCGCGGACATCCAGAACCCGTTCTTCGCCGGGGTCACCCGCGGGATCACCGACGCCGCACACGCGGCGGGCTACCAGGTGCTGCTGGCCAACACCGACGAGGACCTCGGCGCCGAGCGCGCCGCCGTGAAGACGCTCTGCGACAAGCACGTGGACGGCCTGGTGGTGGCCCCCGCGTCCACCACCGAGGTCGGCCATCTGGCCGCGCTGGTCGAGGGGGTGTGCCCGGTGGTGCTCCTGGACCGGCACGCGCCCGCGCTGCCGACGGACGCGGTGACGGTGGACAACCAGGGCGCGAGCGAGGACGCGGTGCGCAGGCTGATCGCCGCCGGACACCGCCGGATCGCCCTGGTGACGCTGGTCGGCAGCGAAACGGGGAACGGGGCGGGGGCGGAGGACGAGGCCTCGGCCCCGGGGCCGTTCCCGATCTCGACCGGTGTCGAGCGCGTCGCGGGCTATCGCGCCGCGCTGCGTGCGGCCGGGGTCGAGGACACCGACGCGTATCTGCGGGTGGGCACCTTCCACCGGCAGGACCCGGCCGCCCTCACCGACGAGCTGCTCTCCCTGCCGGAACCGCCGACCGCCGTCTTCGCCACCGACAGCATGATCGCGCTCGGGGTGCTCTCCGCGGTGAACGCCCGCGGGCTGCGCGTCCCGGACGACATCTCGGTGGTCGCCTTCGACGACGCGGAGTGGACCCGGGTGGTCCGGCCGCGGCTCAGCGTGGTGGCCCAGCCGGTGCAGGAGTTGGGGGCGGAGGCGGTACGGGCGCTGGTGACCCGCATCGAGACGGGCGCCCGGCCGCCGCGCCACATCACGCTGGACACGGCCTTCATCACCCGCGACTCGATCGCCCCACCGCCGTAG